TCATACGTTAGCTTCAGTTGTATCGCCTGCTGCGGGAGCTTTTATCGTAGCAAAAGCCGGCTACTCTGGCACCTTCACCACACTTGGATGGCTCCTTATCGCAACAGGAATCATGGCTTTTTTCAGTGTACCTGCACCTTCGAGACATATATTAAAGCCGCTAAGCTCAGCGCAATCAGCATTAAAAGTTCCAGATAAACCTTCTATACCAACGAAAGATGATGATCTGGTATCCAAACGGTATTACCTTTTACCTTTTTTCGTTTCCTGTTCACAAGGCGTTCTCTTTTTCGAGCTCCCGCTATCTCAAACAGGGAGCAACAGTATTCTTTCCACTGGTATCCTACTGTCACTCCTCAGTTTAGGTGCTTTGGTAACGCTCAGCATGCTCTTCCTTAACCGTCTTTCTCCGGGGGGAAGAATAGCAGCGGCATTACTGGGAATGGCCATCAGCTTCTTTGCACTCGCCTCATTTCACAGGATTCCGACTGCTGCGATTCTTTTTATGCTCGGCGCAGCCAAAGGAGTGTTGTTTCCTGCAATGGCATCACTCTTTATTAGTCTCGGTGGCCCTGGGCGAATGGGTCGGACTTTCTCCATGCAGTCGATAGCCATGTCACTCGGTGCATTCGCTGGGCCCGTGGCTGCTGGACAGCTAAGGTCCTTCGTTTCTCCTTACTTCATAGCCTTTCTAATACTAATGGTAGCATTGCTTCTTCTTCCACCTAAAAACACTGGTAAACTATCGAACCTCACTTCCAAATGGAACGGGCGAGCCGCATGATTCTTTGCTTTTACGACATTTCCCGGGGAATGAAGACTTTCCTGCAGAAACAGTTGTTAAAAATGACGATCCTTCGGTAAACTATAATGAGCCTGAAGCTTGGACCCATTCCCGGAGGTGATTGTCAGCTAATGTCCATAACGATTATTGTCGAAGGTAAGAACGATCGCAGCAGATTACGGCGCGTGCTGGTACCGGAAGTAGAAATCCTATGTACCTTTGGTACATTAAATACACTAAAATTAGAATCCCTCCGGCAACAAGTAGGAGATGGAGAAGTATACCTTTATTTGGATAACGATAGCTCTGGCAAAAAAATACGCAGTGTGCTCCGGGATGCCTTCCCTGATGCCGATCATATTTATACTCGTCGCGGATATGCTGGTGTGGAAGGTACGCCTGATGAATACAACATCACTCAGCTCGAAAAAGCCGGATTGGAAGATTTCATCGTCTACCCTGAACCACTTCCATTTTAGCTGAAACAAGTATAAGGATAATGTATAGCATGAAACTTATACTATCGTATATTTAAAAAAACGCCTTTTTCGTTATCCGCTCAATAAAGAGGGATTCGAAAAAGGCGTTTTTAATGTTTATGTTCTATTCCCGAGCCAATTCCGTTAGCTGATCGGCAAGAAATTCAGGAGTTACGTTCTCCGTATCTCCTGCGTCATACAATGCACGAAGTTGATTGTTCCGGTCAACTAACGCTATACGGTTGGCATGTACGAAATTTTCTTTGGAATTCCCTGCGATTAGTACTTTAAAAGAATCCGTCGCTAACTTACGAACTTCTTCCTGATCCCCCCGCAAGAAATACCATCCATCATAATTCGCCTGAAACCGGTCTGCAAAAGCCTTAATAGCTTCCCGAGTATCATTCTTCGGATCAAAAGAGATAGAAACAAAACCCGTATCTTTACCAAAACTGCCATCCTCGACCAGAATCTTCTGTGTCTGAGATAACAAAAACGTAGTTATAGGACATACATCCGGACACTGTGTAAAAAAGAAGTATACCAGCCGTGCTTTACCTTGTGTATCAGCCAGAGTAACCTGGTCTCCATTCACATTTTCAAGAGAAAAGTCCTGCACTTCTCCGATTACTGGCAATTTCTCTTTTCCTAAATTCAAAGAGTTAATTGCCAGATAACCAGCCATAATCAAAGCAAGTATTAGCAGAAGCCAAGTCCATTTATAACGCTTAAAGGTTTGCACGGACACGTATACCCTCCCTCTTCTTAACCGTGAATCGTATTCAATACAAGTACGATCAAACTAACTGTCAGGTAGTTAATGGAGAAGAGGAAATTCTTCTTCGCCCAGACTTCATCATCTTTAGCCTTAAAGCCCATCAAGGTCAATACTAACCAAGCCAAGGACAACGCTGATGAAATGATTAGAAAAAATATGCCTGCGTAATCGTAGGCGTACATTAACACTGGAATAGGCAGCAAAAGGGCTACATAAGGAATCATCTGAAATTTCGTACGTCGCGTCCCTTTAACTACAGGTAACAATGGAAATCCTGCCGCTCTATATTCTTCTTTACGTCTAATGCCCAACGCCCAGAAGTGAGGGGGTTGCCATAGAAACAACATGGCAAAGATCAGCCAAGCGCCTAGATCAACCGTTCCTGAAACCGCAACATAACCAATTACTGGGGGCATTGCTCCAGAAATCGCACCTACGGAGGTGCTCCATGTTGATGTCCGCTTCAACCAAAGCGTGTATACTACTACGTAAACGAACATACCAACAATTCCAAACAGACCGGCAAGCATACCTGAAAAAGCAAACAGCACGATCAAACCTGCAATACCAAGCCCAATGGCGTATAATAACACAGTGTTTGGTTTTAGTCGTCCTGTAGGAAGCCCCCGTTCACGGGTTCTTTCCATCTTCATGTCCAGATCCCGGTCGAAATAGTTATTAAAAACGCAGGCCGAAGCCATAACCAGCATAGTACCGAGCAGAGTCAGAACTAATCTGCCGTAATGAACATCCCAACCCGAGGCCAACCAATATCCCGCAAAGGCGGCAATAAGGTTAGATCGGATAATACCGGGTTTTGTTACAGCAATGAAATCACGCCAGCTAGCACCTTCCGGTGGAGATTTTGCAGACATGGCTGCAGAGTCGGAAGAAGCTTGAAATGTTATATGATTGTCCACACCTAATGATCCTCCTTCTAAACGAACATGTAACGTTCTAACCGAAGTTTTTTTAACTTCGCTGTTAACTTTATCATAACAAACCCGTGAAGACTTTGACAGTCATGGAACAGTAAGTTCATGAATTCGACAATTACGTGACAATATTTATTTTGTATTTATTTCAATCCCCTTAATAACCAGGGCTGTATTTGGGTAATTATTAAATAGAGAACTTCCGAACAACAAAGGAGAACTGACCAATGGATACTGCTACACATTTAGTTATGGGCCTAGGCTTAGCCGGGCTTTCCTTCGTTGATCCCATCGTTGCTTCTGATCCGAAACTGGCCGGGGCTGTTATGCTGGCAACAGTGCTCGCCTCTCAGGCTCCTGATGCCGATACTGCGCTACGACTGAAGGACAATGCAATGTATATTCGAAATCACCGAGGAATCACACATTCCCTACCCTTTCTAATTCTGTGGCCCGCGCTGATTTCCTTCGTGTTAGGCCCCTTATTTGGTTTTACTGATTTACAAGCTCTAAGCCATATTGCGCTCTGGAGCTTCATTGGTGTAGGTGTTCACGTATTTTCTGATCTATTTAATACCTATGGCACTCAGGCTGCACGTCCATTCACGGAGAAATGGATTGCATGGAACATCATCCACATTTTTGATCCATTTATATTTGGTAGCCATATCGCAGCCATCCTTCTCTGGATCACCGGGATCATTCCACCGCAACCTTTATTTATTACACTGTATGCCTGTACTATTCTTTATTATATTTGGAGAACCGTCGTTCACGCACGTCTCACGCGTAATATTAAGCTTAAGGATTTACATCATAGTGCCGGCGAACGTTATATTGTAATCCCTACAATTTCACTAAAGCGCTGGAACGTAGTCAAGGTGAAAAAAGATGGCAGCTATGATGTTGGGCAGTTAGTCAATAACCGACTGGAATGGTTCAAACATGCTGTATGCTCGACTCATCCTGCTGTGGAGATTTCCAAGTCGCACCCTGATATTCAGTCCTTTCTATACTTCACCTCTTATGCAGTAGCCGAAGTCGAGGAACTCCCTTCAGGATATATGGTGCGCTGGGGGGACGTACGTTATTTACATCGCAAACAATACCCGTTTGTGGCTGTATTAGTGATGGACAATCAATATCGACCTTTAAATACTTATGTAGGTTGGCTTAGCAGCGAGAAGCTCGACAAACGATTTTCCATTGACCCTGGTTCTTTACGATGAAACTGTAGACTTACGCAGAGATCTATTCTATAATCACAAAAAATCCCGGAGTATTATTATCATACTCCGGGATTCATTTTAGCAGACATAGAAAGGAAGGCTCTCTTAATGGGTAAAGGACTTTCACTTTGGTTCGCTTGTTCTTCTATTCTTATTCTTACTGCCGCTTCAATCGCGATCAGTTATAGCTTTTGGTTGGCACTTCTGCTCGGGTTTCTCTGTGTCATGAATATTGGCTGGGGATTTATCCTCAAGGCCAAGATCAGACGCAAACAGGAAAGCCTAAGCGCTGATTAGATTAACGAGCTGGCAGAAATCCCATCCGCTCTTTAACTCCATTCAACGTCTCAGTTGCAACAATACGTGCACGACCAGCACCTTCAGCAAGAATATCTGTAATCGCACCCGAGCTACGAATTTCATTATATCTTTGTTGTAAAGGCTCAAGCGTAGATACAACCACTTCAGCAAGATCTTTCTTAAAGCCGCCATACATTTGCCCTTCATAACGATCGGCAATTTGCTGGAGTGTCATTCCAGAACATTCGGAATAAATACTCATCAAATTACTAATCTCTGGCTTATTAGCTGGATCAAAAATTACTTCACGTCCTGAATCAGTCGTTGCACGGCTGATTTTTTTACGGATTACGTCCGGTGAATCTAACAGAGCAATGTAGCTGCCTGCGTTAGGATTGCTCTTGCTCATTTTTTTGGTGCCATCATCCAGAGACATAATACGTGCACCCACCTCTGGAATGTACGGCTCCGGAATGGTAAAGAATTCGCCAAAACGATTATTGAAGCGACCAGCTAAATCACGAGTCAGCTCCAAATGTTGTTTTTGATCTTCTCCAACTGGCACAAGATCCGCATTATAAACAAGAATATCTGCTGCCATCAAGGAAGGATAGACGAATAAACCAGCGCCAACAGAATCTTTACCTGATGATTTATCTTTAAACTGGGTCATACGCTCCAGCTCGCCCATTGCTGTAAGTGTCGTCATGATCCAACCCAGTTCAGCGTGTTGTGGCACATGCGACTGCATATAGACATTAGAACGTGCAGGATCAATTCCTGCTGCAATAAAGAGGGCCGCTACGGATTCTGACTGTTCACGCAGTGCCGCAGGATCTTGTGCTACAGTGATTGCATGCATATCGACAACCATAAAGAAACATTGATGATCATCTTGCAGCTTCACAAAATTTTTCAGTGCTCCAATGTAGTTCCCCAATGTAAGTGAACCGCTTGGCTGAATGCCTGACATTACTTTTTTCATAATATAGACCTCCGTTTGATGTCATTTCTAAGTTTCCGAGAACGCAAAAAAAGCCTCATCCGCAAGGGACGTGAGACCGTGGTGCCACCCTTATTCGCTGCTTAATCTTGTTTGAACAAGAAAAAACAGCCTTAGTCTTCCGTTAACGGGGAAGATCCGGCCGGTCTACTAGGGTATCTAGCTCCCGTTCAAGCTCGGCGCTCAGGGGTCCATTCATCAGGTTTGTCCTACCGGTTCGCATCAACCACCGGCTTTCTGAAGGTGCAATGCCTGCCTACTTGTCCCCGTCATCACATTATCATCATGAATTAATGCCTTCATCATAGAACCATAAAGAGAAGTTGTCAAATCACTTAACCACTACCGTATAAATCTGTTATGATAAGGTTATCCATGTTCTATTCGATTACAGTTACGATAAAGGAGCATATCTCATGAAACAGGTGACCAAAGGGCAGTGGGGCGGTTATGATACTTATATTTTGCACAGCCGTGAACTGGAAGTCACGCTTTTGCCGCGACTAGGAAATAACGTGATTTCATTGTTTGATGTCAAGAAACAACGGGAAATTCTACGGCGGCCTGATGAAAGCGATCAAGCTTTCTTTATGCAAAAACCTTACCATTTTGGCATGCCGCTATTAATTCCACCCGGAAGAATTCGTAAGGGCCAATTTCAATTCGAGGGTACAAGTTATCAATTTGACCAGAATACCGCTAATGACAATCATATTCATGGTCTACACCGAACTCAGGCCTGGTGTGTCAGCGATATTGAAGAAGATGAGGATGGTTGCGCGGTCACTACTGAATTCCGAACGGAAGATGATCCACACTGGATGGAGCAATTCCCTATCCCACTTAAATTCGAAATGACGTTTAGGCTTCAGGAAGCCCGATTTACCCAAACTTTAAAGGTTACTAATCTTGGAGATCATCGAATTCCTTTTGGGATCGGTTATCACACCTGGTTTATGATTGATGGAGAACCTGAGCGCTGGAATCTTAAGCTCCCAGTAAATAGTATTTATGAACTGAACGAAGAATTGCTCCCTAGCGGCAATCTGATTCCACTTGGTGATCTGGAAGCCTTGAACACCGGAATGAACATGCAGGGAACTAATTTTGATACTGCTCTACGTATTGGAGAAAAACAGCCTGTAGAAGCCTTATTATTACGTGATGATGGTTATGGCCTTCGTTATACTGCTGACGAGAATCTATTCCGTCACTGGGTGCTATATACCAAAGGACCGGCTGATCAATTTCTGTGTATTGAGCCCTATACCTGGCTCGCGAATGCACCGAATGTATCCGAGGATGCTTCCTTCACAGGTCTTTTAACGGTAGAACCCGGTCAAAGTCAGAATCTATCCACCGTGCTGGAAATGATCTATCCTGAGATTTAAAGCAGATATACATTATATCGGTCTTGCCTTGCGATTACGTAAGGGAAGACCGATTTTTTTTGTGTAATCCCTAGCAATAAAGGATTTCTATCCTCACTTTTATTTCACTAATAATTACCATCCTTAAAACCTTTCGAAGTGATGCATGAATTAACCTCTTAGCGCTCATACTATCTTCACAACGGGCGAAGGAGGTGACACACATGGGTCAAGCAGGTCAAGGTCGTAGCAGCCGTTCCAATAACCTGGTCGTTCCTCAAGCAACTGCGGCATTGCAACAGTTGAAATATGAAGCAGCACAGGAGCTTGGAGTAACGATCCCAGCTGACGGTTATTACGGGAACTACACTTCTCGCGAAACTGGTTCTCTGGGCGGTTACATCACTAAACGTCTAGTACAACTGGCAGAACAACAACTGTCTGGTCGTCAGTAACAACGTTATCTTAAGTGTTTTATCCGGCTAGGGCGATATCAAGCATAAAGCCTAAAGCCGAGTAGCTTTTGAGCCCTCTCACACTTCTTTCTGAAGCTGTGGGAGGGTTTTTGATTTTCACAATTATTGGAATTTTATGTAAACAACGCTTAACCAAAAAACTGTTCGGAACTTTCAGCATAGGCATTACGAGGCGATCGAATCATTAGATTCGCCATATTATAATTGGACTCCAACGTAGCATCTACAATCACCATTCCCTGTCTAATGGCGAATTCATAAGAAATCTCACCATGCGTCCAACGCCGCTTGTATTTCAGGCTTTCCAGCGCCATTAGTCGAAAAGAAGACTGTTGTCCATCTGTCATCCCTTCTTTTGCATCAGTGAATACCCCGCTTCGCCCAGAAAGAGGATTATGTCGTATCCCGAATTTTCCGATCATGTTATTTCGTATTTGCACAAAAACCGTACCAGAAGTTAATCCCGATAATTCTTCCTGCAGCTCCTTAAACACCATATCCATCTGTCTCGCTAATGATAGTTGTTCCGTCTTAAGCATTACTTCTCCTCCTAAAAGTTTTGTGAGCATAGCTTGATTTGAGTGCACTTCGCAGAACCGACTTCGTAAGCGCTTGCTTATTTTTGTGAGTTCAGCCAAGTGGTACTCTAGCGTGCCTTATATAAGGCTTAAGACTCATTATAGGTTACTAACAAATGGCAAACAACATTATTCGGCAAAATTGGGTTATTATCCCTATAGATGCGCGAAATCCATAGATTAATCGCATATTTCTTTTTATAAATCGTGATTTTTCGACATTTTATCATTAAAAAAAGCCCCTGTATCAGGGGCTTTTGCGTGTTCATGCTGAAAAATTATTGTTTTTTCTACCGCTAAATTTGTCTTAGTTTAGACTTTTTCAAACTAATTGCTCCGTCATCTCCAAGAACTCATTAATGTCAGCTACAATCAGATCTGTAGCGCCTTGCCAGAAGTCCGGCTTCGTAAGATCCACACCCAGATGCTTAAGTACCAAATCCTCTAAAGTCATCACACCAGTATCTTGCAACAAGCTATCATATTTGTCTGCAAAGGACGCTCCTTCTTGCAGAGCCAGTCGATACAAGCCTGTGCTGAACATGTAGCCAACGGTGTAAGGGAAGTTATAGAACGGCACATCTGTGATATAAAAATGCAGTTTAGAAGCCCAGAAATGAGGATGGTATTCCGAAAGCACCCCACAGAAGGCTTCCTTCTGTGCTTCCACCATCAATTCAGACAGCTCCTCAGCATTTACAAGGCCTTCCTTACGTTTCTCATAAAAACGAGTCTCAAATAAGAACCGAGCGTGAATGTTCATAAAGAAGGCTACGCTGTTTTGAATTTTCGTTTCAAGCAACGCCAGTTTCTCTTCAGCGTTGCTAGCGGCTTTAACCTGAGCGTCAGATACAATGACCTCTGCGAAGGTTGAAGCAGTCTCTGCAACGTTCATAGCGTAGTTCTGATTAAATACAGGTTGATCATCCAGCAAGTAAGAATGATAAGCATGTCCCAGCTCATGTGCCAAGGTTGAAACATTGGAAGTTGTACCGCTATAAGTCATGAAAATCCGCGATTCCTTACTCTCAGGGAAGGATGTACAGAAACCTCCAGGACGTTTTCCCGGACGATCCTCAACCTCAATCCAGTTATTATCAAAAGCACGCTCTGCAAACTCTGCCATCTTCGGACTAAATTTGCGGAACTGGGTAACGATATCTTTAGCGGCCTGATCATATGGGATTTTACCTGAAGATTTACCCACTGGCGCTTCGACATCTACCCAAGAAAGAGCATCCAGTCCAAGCAGCTTAGCTTTACGCTGAAGATAGGTCACGAGTGCAGGCTTGCTATTCGTAATCACGTCCCACATCGCATTCAAAGTATCTTGTGACATGCGATTGATGCTCAGCGGATCTTTCAGAATATCTTCCCAACCTCTTCCTTTATAGAGCTTCAGACGGAAGCCCGCTAAGTGATTCAAGGTATCCGCACAGTTATCTGCTGCTTCGGTCCATGCTTCTTCCCATTTATGGAACATGGATTGACGTACTTTCGGATCTGGATCATCCAGCTTGTTAAAAGCTTGACCTGCGGAGAGCAGCTTTGTTCCTTCTTCATCCTCAAATGGGATCTTAATCGAGCTTACAATCGTATCATAGTGCCCGCTCCATCCATGATATCCGTCAACGGCTAGTTCTAGTGCTAAGCTTTCCAACTCTGGACTCATCTTCTCACGGGCCAAGTCACGGCTCTCGCTCAGCACGAACGTTAATGGAGCAATCTCCGGACGTGCCATCCACTCTGCCCATACCTTGTCTGTAGTCTGACGAAGCACATTACTGAATTGTGAGCTAATGCCTTCGAATCCGGCACGCATACTTGTCACTCGAGCCGCCAGTCTTACCGCACCTTTGTCCATTTGATTCTGAGCGCCCAGACAGTCTGCGAAGGAAGAGACCTCCACAAGTCTTCCTGAACAGCTCTGAAGCAGTTCTATAACCTCGTCCAGCGCCTTTGTAGACTCAACATCCGTTGGAGCTACAGCATTCTTCACCAGACCCTGTAAGGCTGCAATATCTTGTTCAAGATTCTTTAAAAAGCTTTCTAACTCAGTAGAGGACGATCCTCCAGGAAATATGGAATCAAGTTCCCAAGTCAGTGATAATGGTTGTTTCATGTCTTCTCACCATTCCTTTGCTCTCATTTGGTTTTCTTTGTAATTGACTTAACACCATGGTAAAGTGAATAACGATACCGGAACATTCATAGCCGATAAACTTTAGGAGGGCATCCATATGAAGCCACTACAAATTTCACCGGAAACAGCCATAACGTTATCCAAGCAACTAGGCGTTCCACTGGAACACTTGATGCATATGCCCCAACATATTTTGCTACAAAAAATAGCTGAGCTATCCAAAAAGCAGAATTCACCGCAAGCTGAGGATGGAAATGAAGAGTCTCCTTCTGGGAAGGATTCACAATGATTCCTTTTAGTCATACCTGGCCTTATGACATTATTTTAGGCGATATGTATGTGCAGTATTGCCCTTTCTGCAACTCGGAGAATGTTCTTCTCCCTATGAAGCCAAAAGAATTGCAAATCGTTCGTGACGGCAAGAAAAAACTACTTGTCTTCCCATGTTGCAGCGCCAGTCCCACAGTTGTAGATAACGACGGAGATTACCTCCTATTCGATCGGGCAGTCCGATAAATAGAAGGTCATCTAAATCCCAATCTTACCATTTTTATAAAGCGCAGACGAGAGCATTACTCTCTTCTGCGCTTTTTGTTGTTCGTGAAGCTTTAAGAACCTGAAGGCAATCCATCGGCATCAATATCTACAGTTTCGCCGCGCATTTGCTCTCTTAGCACAACCCACTGCTCCCTGGCAGCTCGAATCATCGCAGCATCCATAATCTTCTGATCATTAATCAGGCGGGAGAACCACATTACAGCCACAGAGAACTCTCCGATGCGCCGGTTAAGTTCGCCGATAAGATACATGAGCCGGGCATCATTGCCAGCTATTCCGTCTTTTTCGTATACCTTCACATATTCAGCTAATGAATAGCGCAAAAAGCGTTGTTCCTGTTCCGTATTCCCTTGATACCGATACAACCAGGCAATGTGATGAAGCAGACTTGCAATAATTCGATCCTTATCGTTAATACTTTGAGCGCATAAAAGCGCCAGTTTATAGGTCTCAAGTGCAGTTTCCCAGCTTCGTTTATCCCCAAAGTCACGGCTCTTCCATCGTTTTCCTACCTGTTCATTAAATGCTTTTCGCTGCAGATCCGTCAGCTTGTCCGCTGAATTTTCTGTAGAGGCAAACCCACAACTCGGGCAGACACGTACAACATAATAATCCGGATTCTCGTTTTTGTAATATGCGCAAAAATCAGCATCGCGGCGGATAGCCTTTTTTAGGCTAGGGCGTACGCGAGAGGTTGAAAATTCATGTTCACAATTGCAACATTTGACCTTAATAGAATATAGGGGTATTAACTCTGGCAAGTACTCTCATTCCTTTCAGGATCAACCTGTCCCTTATTATTCCTGGGGCATGTTAACAAAATGATGTGCGGGACCTGCAAGGCGGCTAAGGACGAACGAACGTAGCGGCTCTTCTACGCCGGTCTCCTCAAGCGCCTCTTTCATACACTGCAACCATTCTTCAGCACGTTCTGGAGTAATGGGAATATGCATATGCCTTGCTCTCATCATGGGATGTCCATGCAGTTCTGAATACAATGGGCCACCGCCAAAAAACTGTGTCAGGAATTGATACTGCTTCTCC
This genomic stretch from Paenibacillus sp. FSL H7-0737 harbors:
- a CDS encoding MFS transporter, which produces MKTALWLYLFLFLAFFDLHAQYPVLTPFAISLGAGPTFIGWMMGMYSLTHLPGNLLAGVLVDRNGSRRYIVFSLVAAGAILLLQAHVQLPWHLLMLRAASGFVLAFLSPACMTLLASLSSDATEQGKYMSGHGIVHTLASVVSPAAGAFIVAKAGYSGTFTTLGWLLIATGIMAFFSVPAPSRHILKPLSSAQSALKVPDKPSIPTKDDDLVSKRYYLLPFFVSCSQGVLFFELPLSQTGSNSILSTGILLSLLSLGALVTLSMLFLNRLSPGGRIAAALLGMAISFFALASFHRIPTAAILFMLGAAKGVLFPAMASLFISLGGPGRMGRTFSMQSIAMSLGAFAGPVAAGQLRSFVSPYFIAFLILMVALLLLPPKNTGKLSNLTSKWNGRAA
- a CDS encoding DNA primase gives rise to the protein MSITIIVEGKNDRSRLRRVLVPEVEILCTFGTLNTLKLESLRQQVGDGEVYLYLDNDSSGKKIRSVLRDAFPDADHIYTRRGYAGVEGTPDEYNITQLEKAGLEDFIVYPEPLPF
- a CDS encoding SCO family protein, with the protein product MSVQTFKRYKWTWLLLILALIMAGYLAINSLNLGKEKLPVIGEVQDFSLENVNGDQVTLADTQGKARLVYFFFTQCPDVCPITTFLLSQTQKILVEDGSFGKDTGFVSISFDPKNDTREAIKAFADRFQANYDGWYFLRGDQEEVRKLATDSFKVLIAGNSKENFVHANRIALVDRNNQLRALYDAGDTENVTPEFLADQLTELARE
- the cyoE gene encoding heme o synthase, giving the protein MDNHITFQASSDSAAMSAKSPPEGASWRDFIAVTKPGIIRSNLIAAFAGYWLASGWDVHYGRLVLTLLGTMLVMASACVFNNYFDRDLDMKMERTRERGLPTGRLKPNTVLLYAIGLGIAGLIVLFAFSGMLAGLFGIVGMFVYVVVYTLWLKRTSTWSTSVGAISGAMPPVIGYVAVSGTVDLGAWLIFAMLFLWQPPHFWALGIRRKEEYRAAGFPLLPVVKGTRRTKFQMIPYVALLLPIPVLMYAYDYAGIFFLIISSALSLAWLVLTLMGFKAKDDEVWAKKNFLFSINYLTVSLIVLVLNTIHG
- a CDS encoding metal-dependent hydrolase; this encodes MDTATHLVMGLGLAGLSFVDPIVASDPKLAGAVMLATVLASQAPDADTALRLKDNAMYIRNHRGITHSLPFLILWPALISFVLGPLFGFTDLQALSHIALWSFIGVGVHVFSDLFNTYGTQAARPFTEKWIAWNIIHIFDPFIFGSHIAAILLWITGIIPPQPLFITLYACTILYYIWRTVVHARLTRNIKLKDLHHSAGERYIVIPTISLKRWNVVKVKKDGSYDVGQLVNNRLEWFKHAVCSTHPAVEISKSHPDIQSFLYFTSYAVAEVEELPSGYMVRWGDVRYLHRKQYPFVAVLVMDNQYRPLNTYVGWLSSEKLDKRFSIDPGSLR
- the trpS gene encoding tryptophan--tRNA ligase produces the protein MKKVMSGIQPSGSLTLGNYIGALKNFVKLQDDHQCFFMVVDMHAITVAQDPAALREQSESVAALFIAAGIDPARSNVYMQSHVPQHAELGWIMTTLTAMGELERMTQFKDKSSGKDSVGAGLFVYPSLMAADILVYNADLVPVGEDQKQHLELTRDLAGRFNNRFGEFFTIPEPYIPEVGARIMSLDDGTKKMSKSNPNAGSYIALLDSPDVIRKKISRATTDSGREVIFDPANKPEISNLMSIYSECSGMTLQQIADRYEGQMYGGFKKDLAEVVVSTLEPLQQRYNEIRSSGAITDILAEGAGRARIVATETLNGVKERMGFLPAR
- a CDS encoding aldose 1-epimerase: MKQVTKGQWGGYDTYILHSRELEVTLLPRLGNNVISLFDVKKQREILRRPDESDQAFFMQKPYHFGMPLLIPPGRIRKGQFQFEGTSYQFDQNTANDNHIHGLHRTQAWCVSDIEEDEDGCAVTTEFRTEDDPHWMEQFPIPLKFEMTFRLQEARFTQTLKVTNLGDHRIPFGIGYHTWFMIDGEPERWNLKLPVNSIYELNEELLPSGNLIPLGDLEALNTGMNMQGTNFDTALRIGEKQPVEALLLRDDGYGLRYTADENLFRHWVLYTKGPADQFLCIEPYTWLANAPNVSEDASFTGLLTVEPGQSQNLSTVLEMIYPEI
- a CDS encoding alpha/beta-type small acid-soluble spore protein codes for the protein MGQAGQGRSSRSNNLVVPQATAALQQLKYEAAQELGVTIPADGYYGNYTSRETGSLGGYITKRLVQLAEQQLSGRQ
- a CDS encoding M3 family oligoendopeptidase, translated to MKQPLSLTWELDSIFPGGSSSTELESFLKNLEQDIAALQGLVKNAVAPTDVESTKALDEVIELLQSCSGRLVEVSSFADCLGAQNQMDKGAVRLAARVTSMRAGFEGISSQFSNVLRQTTDKVWAEWMARPEIAPLTFVLSESRDLAREKMSPELESLALELAVDGYHGWSGHYDTIVSSIKIPFEDEEGTKLLSAGQAFNKLDDPDPKVRQSMFHKWEEAWTEAADNCADTLNHLAGFRLKLYKGRGWEDILKDPLSINRMSQDTLNAMWDVITNSKPALVTYLQRKAKLLGLDALSWVDVEAPVGKSSGKIPYDQAAKDIVTQFRKFSPKMAEFAERAFDNNWIEVEDRPGKRPGGFCTSFPESKESRIFMTYSGTTSNVSTLAHELGHAYHSYLLDDQPVFNQNYAMNVAETASTFAEVIVSDAQVKAASNAEEKLALLETKIQNSVAFFMNIHARFLFETRFYEKRKEGLVNAEELSELMVEAQKEAFCGVLSEYHPHFWASKLHFYITDVPFYNFPYTVGYMFSTGLYRLALQEGASFADKYDSLLQDTGVMTLEDLVLKHLGVDLTKPDFWQGATDLIVADINEFLEMTEQLV
- a CDS encoding YycC family protein, giving the protein MKPLQISPETAITLSKQLGVPLEHLMHMPQHILLQKIAELSKKQNSPQAEDGNEESPSGKDSQ
- a CDS encoding DUF2225 domain-containing protein gives rise to the protein MPELIPLYSIKVKCCNCEHEFSTSRVRPSLKKAIRRDADFCAYYKNENPDYYVVRVCPSCGFASTENSADKLTDLQRKAFNEQVGKRWKSRDFGDKRSWETALETYKLALLCAQSINDKDRIIASLLHHIAWLYRYQGNTEQEQRFLRYSLAEYVKVYEKDGIAGNDARLMYLIGELNRRIGEFSVAVMWFSRLINDQKIMDAAMIRAAREQWVVLREQMRGETVDIDADGLPSGS
- a CDS encoding globin domain-containing protein, whose product is MNPNESIYENLGGAEALHRLVEVFYAKVQLHPQLGPLFPEDISPVLEKQYQFLTQFFGGGPLYSELHGHPMMRARHMHIPITPERAEEWLQCMKEALEETGVEEPLRSFVLSRLAGPAHHFVNMPQE